A window from Odocoileus virginianus isolate 20LAN1187 ecotype Illinois chromosome 24, Ovbor_1.2, whole genome shotgun sequence encodes these proteins:
- the ATP5F1B gene encoding ATP synthase subunit beta, mitochondrial → MLGLVGRVAAASASGALRGLSPSAPLPQAQLLLRAAPAALQPARDYAAQASPSPKAGATTGRIVAVIGAVVDVQFDEGLPPILNALEVQGRETRLVLEVAQHLGESTVRTIAMDGTEGLVRGQKVLDSGAPIRIPVGPETLGRIMNVIGEPIDERGPIKTKQFAAIHAEAPEFVEMSVEQEILVTGIKVVDLLAPYAKGGKIGLFGGAGVGKTVLIMELINNVAKAHGGYSVFAGVGERTREGNDLYHEMIESGVINLKDATSKVALVYGQMNEPPGARARVALTGLTVAEYFRDQEGQDVLLFIDNIFRFTQAGSEVSALLGRIPSAVGYQPTLATDMGTMQERITTTKKGSITSVQAIYVPADDLTDPAPATTFAHLDATTVLSRAIAELGIYPAVDPLDSTSRIMDPNIVGTEHYDVARGVQKILQDYKSLQDIIAILGMDELSEEDKLTVSRARKIQRFLSQPFQVAEVFTGHLGKLVPLKETIKGFQQILAGDYDHLPEQAFYMVGPIEEAVAKADKLAEEHS, encoded by the exons ATGTTGGGACTTGTGGGTCGTGTGGCTGCTGCCTCGGCCTCCGGGGCCTTGAGGGGACTCAGCCCTTCAGCGCCGCTACCGCAAGCGCAGCTCTTACTGCGGGCCGCTCCTGCAGCCCTCCAGCCTG CCAGAGACTATGCCGCTCAAGCATCTCCATCGCCAAAGGCAGGCGCCACCACTGGGCGCATCGTGGCGGTCATTGGTGCCGTGGTGGACGTCCAGTTTGATGAGGGACTGCCTCCCATCCTAAATGCCCTGGAGGTGCAAGGCAGGGAGACCAGGCTGGTTTTGGAGGTGGCCCAGCATTTGG GTGAGAGCACAGTCAGGACTATTGCTATGGACGGCACGGAAGGCTTGGTTAGAGGCCAGAAAGTTCTGGATTCTGGCGCACCAATCAGAATTCCTGTTGGCCCTGAGACCTTGGGTAGAATCATGAACGTCATTGGAGAACCCATTGATGAGAGGGGTCCCATCAAAACCAAGCA ATTTGCTGCTATTCATGCTGAGGCTCCTGAATTCGTGGAGATGAGTGTTGAGCAGGAAATTCTGGTTACTGGTATCAAGGTTGTGGATCTGCTGGCTCCATATGCCAAGGGTGGCAAAATTG GGCTCTTTGGTGGTGCTGGAGTCGGCAAGACAGTACTGATCATGGAGTTAATTAACAACGTTGCCAAAGCCCATGGTGGTTACTCTGTGTTTGCTGGCGTTGGTGAAAGGACCCGTGAGGGCAATGACTTATACCATGAGATGATTGAGTCTGGGGTTATTAACTTAAAAGATGCTACCTCTAAG GTAGCACTGGTGTATGGTCAAATGAATGAACCACCTGGTGCTCGGGCCCGGGTCGCTCTGACTGGACTGACTGTAGCTGAGTACTTCAGAGACCAAGAAGGTCAAGATGTGTTGCTGTTTATTGATAACATCTTTCGCTTCACCCAGGCTGGCTCAGAG gtGTCTGCTTTATTGGGCAGAATCCCTTCTGCTGTGGGTTATCAGCCTACACTGGCCACTGACATGGGTACCATGCAGGAAAGaatcaccaccaccaaaaagGGATCTATCACCTCTGTACAG GCTATCTATGTGCCTGCTGATGACTTGACTGACCCTGCCCCGGCCACTACTTTTGCCCATTTGGATGCTACCACTGTGCTGTCCCGTGCTATTGCTGAGCTGGGCATCTATCCAGCTGTGGATCCTCTGGACTCCACGTCTCGTATCATGGATCCCAACATTGTTGGCACTGAGCATTATGATGTTGCCCGTGGGGTGCAAAAGATTCTGCAG GACTACAAATCCCTCCAGGACATCATTGCCATCCTGGGTATGGATGAACTTTCTGAAGAAGACAAGTTAACTGTGTCCCGTGCTCGGAAAATCCAGCGTTTCTTGTCTCAGCCATTCCAGGTGGCTGAGGTCTTTACTGGTCATTTGGGGAAGCTGGTACCCCTCAAGGAGACCATCAAAGGATTCCAGCAGATTTTGGCAG gtgACTATGACCATCTCCCAGAACAGGCCTTCTATATGGTGGGACCCATTGAAGAAGCTGTGGCAAAAGCTGATAAGCTGGCTGAAGAGCACTCGTGA
- the PTGES3 gene encoding prostaglandin E synthase 3 isoform X1, translating to MQPASAKWYDRRDYVFIEFCVEDSKDVNVNFEKSKLTFSCLGGSDNFKHLNEIDLFHCIDPNDSKHKRTDRSILCCLRKGESGQSWPRLTKERAKLNWLSVDFNNWKDWEDDSDEDMSNFDRFSEMMNNMGGDEDVDLPEVDGADDDSQDSDDEKMPDLE from the exons AT GCAACCTGCTTCTGCAAAGTGGTACGATCGGAGGGACTATGTCTTCATTGAATTTTGTGTTGAAGACAGTAAAGATGTTaatgtaaattttgaaaaatcaaaacttaCATTCAG ttgtctTGGAGGAAGtgataattttaaacatttaaatgaaattgatctttttcactgtattgatCCAAAT GATTCCAAGCATAAAAGAACGGACAGATCGATTTTATGTTGTTTACGAAAAGGAGAATCTGGCCAGTCATGGCCAAGGTTAACAAAAGAAAGGGCAAAG CTTAATTGGCTTAGTGTGGACTTTAATAATTGGAAAGACTGGGAAGATGATTCCGATGAAGACATGTCTAATTTTGATCGTTTCTCTGAG ATGATGAACAACATGGGTGGTGATGAGGATGTAGATTTACCAGAAGTAGATGGAGCAGATGAT GATTCACAAGACAGTGATGATGAAA aaatGCCAGATCTGGAGTAA
- the PTGES3 gene encoding prostaglandin E synthase 3 isoform X2, which translates to MQPASAKWYDRRDYVFIEFCVEDSKDVNVNFEKSKLTFSCLGGSDNFKHLNEIDLFHCIDPNDSKHKRTDRSILCCLRKGESGQSWPRLTKERAKLNWLSVDFNNWKDWEDDSDEDMSNFDRFSEDSQDSDDEKMPDLE; encoded by the exons AT GCAACCTGCTTCTGCAAAGTGGTACGATCGGAGGGACTATGTCTTCATTGAATTTTGTGTTGAAGACAGTAAAGATGTTaatgtaaattttgaaaaatcaaaacttaCATTCAG ttgtctTGGAGGAAGtgataattttaaacatttaaatgaaattgatctttttcactgtattgatCCAAAT GATTCCAAGCATAAAAGAACGGACAGATCGATTTTATGTTGTTTACGAAAAGGAGAATCTGGCCAGTCATGGCCAAGGTTAACAAAAGAAAGGGCAAAG CTTAATTGGCTTAGTGTGGACTTTAATAATTGGAAAGACTGGGAAGATGATTCCGATGAAGACATGTCTAATTTTGATCGTTTCTCTGAG GATTCACAAGACAGTGATGATGAAA aaatGCCAGATCTGGAGTAA